One region of Primulina tabacum isolate GXHZ01 chromosome 1, ASM2559414v2, whole genome shotgun sequence genomic DNA includes:
- the LOC142548480 gene encoding LOW QUALITY PROTEIN: putative 2-carboxy-D-arabinitol-1-phosphatase (The sequence of the model RefSeq protein was modified relative to this genomic sequence to represent the inferred CDS: inserted 1 base in 1 codon), giving the protein MLSTAPIPRLPVPNKTGEFFHESRRLGSYSKPLTIKSSSSVQEIKKPPVSSGSSDERRELLSSWESIALPPVQAAKRVVLVRHGQSTWNAEGRIQGSSDFSVLTTKGESQAETSRQMLIDDSFDVCFSSPLIRSKRTAEIIWGSRKEEIITESDMREIDLYSFQGLLKNEGKARYGAAYRQWQIDAPNFNIDDHYPVRELWARARSCWTKILTHKSRSILVVAHNAVNQALVATAIGLGTEYFRVLLQSNCGVSVLDFTPKPEGGSPSICLNRLNQTPSSPIASGSSGGRKTSMRVILVCHGLSLSEAEEGSYFSGNGPMNMLGMIQAQKTAELLLDIRVSSIVCSSSIASVETANSICRVQEAADCLGADCVPRYVEMKQMLDLDIGSILEQTKKTDSTRFQPFHSGWLNGLDEEITTALWDQSXKAWKFLLNELDKGSESDNIIVAVGHPALHISMMGHCLNLTKEWLGSFHLDAGSISVIDFPDRDTGRGVVRCINYTAHLGRWSIPITRSTIDDEEF; this is encoded by the exons ATGTTGTCCACCGCACCGATCCCCCGTCTCCCTGTCCCCAACAAAACCGGTGAGTTTTTCCACGAGAGCCGCCGCCTCGGCTCATACAGCAAACCCTTGACCATCAAGTCCTCTTCAAGCGTGCAAGAAATCAAGAAACCTCCGGTGTCATCCGGCAGTTCGGATGAGAGGAGGGAGCTTCTGTCGAGCTGGGAAAGCATTGCTCTACCGCCGGTACAGGCGGCGAAGAGGGTGGTGCTGGTGAGGCACGGGCAGAGCACGTGGAATGCGGAGGGTCGAATCCAGGGCAGCTCCGATTTCTCGGTTCTTACTACCAAGGGCGAGTCTCAGGCCGAGACCTCTCGCCAAATGCTTATTGATGATTCTTTCGATGTGTGCTTCTCTAG TCCTCTGATTAGATCAAAGAGAACTGCAGAGATAATATGGGGATCTCGAAAGGAGGAGATCATAACTGAATCCGACATGAGGGAAATTGATCTTTACTCATTCCAA GGCCTCCTAAAAAATGAAGGGAAGGCGAGGTATGGTGCAGCATATCGACAGTGGCAAATAGATGCACCAAATTTCAATATTGATGATCATTATCCAGTGAGGGAATTGTGGGCAAGAGCTAGAAGCTGTTGGACAAAAATTCTTACACACAAAAGCAGATCTATTCTAGTTGTTGCTCATAATGCCGTTAACCAGGCTCTTGTTGCCACGGCAATTG GACTAGGCACAGAATACTTCAGGGTTCTACTTCAAAGCAATTGTGGCGTGAGCGTGCTGGACTTCACGCCAAAACCTGAAGGCGGTTCTCCAAGTATATGCCTTAATCGTTTGAATCAG ACCCCAAGTTCTCCAATTGCTAGCGGGAGCTCTGGAGGTAGGAAAACCAGTATGCGAGTCATACTTGTCTGTCACGGTTTGTCACTGAGTGAGGCTGAG GAAGGCAGTTATTTCTCTGGAAATGGCCCAATGAACATGCTCGGAATGATACAG GCACAGAAAACTGCTGAGTTACTTCTCGATATCAGAGTAAGCAGTATAGTGTGCAGCAGTTCCATAGCATCTGTAGAAACAGCAAATTCCATCTGCCGA GTTCAAGAAGCTGCTGACTGCTTGGGCGCCGATTGTGTGCCACGTTATGTGGAAATGAAGCAAATGCTTGACCTTGACATAGGAAGCATCCTTGAGCAGACGAAAAAGACA GATTCGACAAGATTTCAACCCTTTCACTCCGGTTGGTTAAACGGATTAGatgaagaaattacaacagcATTGTGGGATCAAT GGAAGGCCTGGAAATTCTTGTTGAATGAACTTGACAAAGGATCTGAGTCAGATAATATTATTGTCGCTGTTGGTCATCCAGCACTGCACATTTCAATGATGGGCCATTGCTTGAACCTAACGAAGGAATGGTTGGGATCGTTTCATCTTGACGCTGGTAGCATCAGTGTCATTGATTTTCCAGACAGGGACACCGGAAGAGGTGTAGTCCGGTGCATCAACTACACCGCTCATCTGGGACGGTGGTCGATACCGATCACGAGATCGACCATTGATGATGAGGAATTTTAA
- the LOC142548487 gene encoding LOW QUALITY PROTEIN: protein TIC 100 (The sequence of the model RefSeq protein was modified relative to this genomic sequence to represent the inferred CDS: deleted 1 base in 1 codon), with the protein MSVPTEDTESETQLQDADEENSESETEKTPVDSPSYSSSDSDSDSDSDSDYEPLSYVRPDGKTQLIQPDDEEAENIPEVNIPLFTRILDSKRLRREQEEEEEDVEYHEDRFNFPPDPENWQEEDLKELWADAPFGMTKPGWDPNFVDEEEMDIIREEIKAGRDPPIAPFYVPYRKCYPVIPDNHYDISNPKAVIEELSRIEEFLTWVSYIFPDGSSYEGTVWDDLAHGKGVLVAQQGLVRYEGEWLRNFMEGHGVAEVEIPNIEPIPGSKLEAKMRSEGHIIARDFMSPEDREWLEMDIEDSVRLADGEYEIPFYENDEWIRQFGEKPEKGRYRYAGQWKHGRMHGCGVYELNERTTFGRFYFGQLLKDSTGCDDEVSGLHAGIAEVAAAKARMFVNKPDGMVREQRGPYSDPQHPYLYEEDDVWMAPGFINQFYEVPEYWKTYVNEADQEREMWLNSFYKAPLRLPQPSELEYWWSKDETPEFILINKEPDPDPKDPSKLIYTEDPLILHTPTGRIINYVEDEEHGIRLFWQPLLKEGEDVDPEKAEFLPLGFDEFYGRDVDTQKDNIWMRLIQGVENRLKPMFDRLEKWTEEKRKAGEAKLEMLKKEMDMVDAELDLKEAMEDLDEELKMMQEEEEKNVDQEIEEDVPISEPVNESEKTAFEAKEEEDEEEDDEITPSSFGSIDDTNPANDSKDSKSGKSPFAASSLSFVGFSTLSLVPLKLRQSFIRWKESNLQKQICPPPCDLHPLTPKIQISSSVSFPRSINKSSTLRYMSRTPEVECITIPSSFRIHSKRNVPRKHVRDFEHLNILSLHTPLSTRPDI; encoded by the exons ATGTCTGTCCCAACAGAAGATACCGAATCCGAAACGCAGCTTCAGGATGCGGATGAAGAAAATTCGGAATCTGAAACCGAGAAAACCCCCGTTGATTCACCTTCCTATTCCTCCTCCGACTCCGACTCCGACTCC GACTCCGATTCCGACTACGAACCACTTTCCTACGTCCGGCCCGACGGGAAGACTCAGCTAATTCAACCGGACGATGAAGAAGCCGAAAACATTCCCGAAGTGAATATTCCCCTTTTCACCAGAATCCTCGACTCTAAGCGACTCCGTAGGGAGCAGGAGGAGGAAGAGGAAGACGTTGAGTATCACGAGGACCGTTTCAATTTTCCTCCGGACCCGGAAAACTGGCAGGAGGAGGATCTGAAGGAGCTGTGGGCGGATGCTCCATTTGGGATGACCAAACCCGGGTGGGACCCCAATTTTGTCGACGAGGAGGAAATGGATATTATTAGGGAGGAGATAAAGGCTGGTCGCGACCCGCCTATTGCTCCGTTTTATGTACCGTATAGGAAGTGTTATCCGGTGATACCGGATAACCATTATGATATTTCGAATCCAAAGGCAGTTATTGAGGAGCTGAGTAGGATTGAGGAATTCTTGACTTGGGTTAGCTATATTTTCCCAGACGGTAGCTC GTATGAAGGCACTGTTTGGGATGACTTGGCTCATGGGAAAGGTGTTCTTGTTGCACAGCAAGGGCTGGTCAG GTATGAAGGGGAATGGCTCCGAAACTTCATGGAAGGTCATGGAGTTGCTGAAGTGGAAATTCCGAATATAGAGCCTATTCCAGGCTCCAA GCTTGAAGCAAAAATGCGAAGTGAGGGGCACATAATAGCCAGAGATTTTATGTCCCCTGAAGATCGAGAGTGGCTTGAGATGGATATTGAAGACAGTGTCCGTTTAGCCGATGGAGAGTATGAAATCCCTTTTTATGAGAATGATGAGTGGATTAGACAATTTGGAGAAAAGCC GGAGAAAGGCCGATATCGATATGCTGGTCAATGGAAACACGGGAGAATGCATGGATGTGGTGTATATGAACTCAATGAGCGGACAACATTC GGACGATTCTACTTCGGTCAGCTGCTGAAGGATTCAACTGGCTGTGATGATGAAGTGTCGGGG CTCCATGCAGGTATAGCTGAGGTTGCAGCAGCAAAGGCTCGCATGTTTGTCAACAAACCTGATGGAA TGGTCAGAGAACAAAGAGGTCCATATTCTGATCCTCAGCATCCCTATTTATACGAGGAAGATGATGTGTGGATGGCCCCAGGCTTCATCAATCAATTTTACGAA GTTCCAGAGTATTGGAAAACATATGTGAATGAAGCTGATCAAGAGAGGGAGATGTGGCTGAACTCATTCTACAAAGCTCCTCTGCGGCTACCTCAGCCATCTGAACTCGAATACTGGTGGTCCAAAG ATGAAACACCAGAATTTATTCTCATTAATAAAGAACCAGATCCTGATCCTAAAGATCCATCGAAGCTTATCTACACTGAAGACCCCCTCATTCTACACACCCCAACTGGAAGAATTATAAACTATGTGGAAGATGAGGAACATGGGATTCGATTATTTTGGCAACCTCTATTAAAGGAGGGCGAAGATGTTGATCCTGAGAAGGCTGAGTTCCTACCGCTCGGATTTGACGAGTTTTATGGACGAGATGTTGATACCCAGAAAGACAACATTTGGATGCGGCTTATACAAGGGGTAGAAAACAGATTGAAACCAATGTTTGATAGATTGGAGAAATGGACCGAAGAAAAGAGGAAAGCTGGTGAAGCGAAGTTGGAGATGTTGAAGAAAGAAATGGATATGGTGGATGCTGAGTTGGATTTAAAAGAGGCCATGGAAGACTTGGACGAAGAATTAAAGATGATGCAGGAGGAGGAGGAAAAGAATGTGGATCAAGAGATTGAAGAAGATGTTCCAATTTCTGAACCCGTAAATGAGTCAGAGAAAACAGCCTTTGAAGCCAAAGAGGaggaagatgaagaagaagatgacGAGATCACCCCTTCGAGTTTTGGGTCAATTGATGATACAAACCCAGCAAATGATTCGAAGGACAGTAAATCTGGAAAGTCGCCATTTGCTGCATCCTCTTTATCATTTGTTGGTTTTAGTACTCTTTCACTG GTTCCATTGAAGTTGCGGCAATCCTTTATAAGGTGGAAGGAGTCGAACCTACAGAAACAGATATGTCCTCCACCATGCGATCTTCATCCTTTGACTCCTAAGATACAGATATCAAGTTCTGTTAGCTTTCCCCGTTCAATCAACAAAAGCTCAACACTGAGATACATGAGTCGAACCCCTGAAGTCGAATGCATTACCATTCCAAGTAGCTTCAGAATTCACTCGAAAAGGAATGTTCCCAGGAAACACGTAAGAGATTTTGAGCATCTCAATATTTTATCATTGCACACTCCACTATCGACTCGACCTGATATTTGA